The sequence AAAAGGAGGGCATCCGCCCTCTACGCCGCCGCCCCCGGTACATATAATGGAACATATCCGCTTTTGGTTGTGGCCCGCCGTTCTCGCGGTCCGGTGAAGCCACCTTTATACCCTGACGGCGGCGTACCGTCCTTACAGTTCATCATCCAGCGAGTCGGGATCGAGGTCTTCGTAATCGAAGCCCTCGGTTTCGAAGTCGTAATCCTTGTCTTCGGGGTCGCCCTCCTGGTCGCTGACATACACGCGGAGCTTGGTTTCAGCCACCAGCTCGGCCTCGAATTCGCGTTCGACCCGGATCGTTACGCTGCCCCCGCCCGAAGATACACCCGCTTCCACACAGTTCGGCTCCTGCGTCGCCTCCGCGGAAACCTCTATGGTGGAAGCCCGGTGCTTCGGGTCGAGGTACGAGAGCGAGATCGGCTCCACATAGGAAACCGTTTCTTTCGCCACCTCGGTCTGCTTATTCTTGTCGTACGAGTACCAGATGTTGATATCGTAAGTACCGATTACCTCAATTCCGTTTCCGGCGGCAACCGCTTCGTATTGGTGGTTGATGATCCAAGCCCCCAAAATACTAGTCGGATGATGTGGCGGAGTCACGGTATGGGTTACGGTGGAGAACTTACGACCCTTGCCGCAAATTGCCTTCGTAATGATCTCCCTTGTTTGGCGTTTATGGCCTAATGACATCTTTGAACCTCCTCCATACAATCATTCACTATCAAGTGTATGCAGGGCATTGGCCCAGGGTGACAACTATTTTTGGATAAGTTGATGATTTTGATAAACGAGCGTATACTCCCGTTTTCGGCGTTTTTCTCATGTTTTAGACGAAAAAGAGAGACGGCTGCCTCCCATGCGGGAAAGCAAAGCCGTCTCTTTCGTTTTTTCAGATTGCTATCTTCTTCCGGCTGTCGAGGCTTGCCGAGGCATCTGCTGCCCTAGGGCGATTGGCGCTTTGTACTGCTTGGCAATCTTCAGATACAGCGCCAGCTCCCGGCAGAGCTGGAGAATGGCCGAGCGGACCTCGAATTCCGCACGCGTCGACGGCAGCTTCATTCCCCGAAACTCCTGCTCCAGCGAGTTCAGCAGCTTCTCCGTTCTTCCCGTGTACCCTTCATCCAGCACGTCCTTGCTCAATTGCTCGAACAGTTCGGCGACCATTTCACCATGCGGCACATGCTCGTACACCTGGGAGAGAAGCTGAATCATATTTTGAATCGATTCCAGCTGCTCCTTGCGCATGTAAAAATAGACGTTCCACGCTTCGTCCGGATGAATGACGCTGTTCTCCATCTCCATTGCCGCGGCCGTCAGGCCGCGCTGAACCGCGCTGCCCGCCTGGATCAGCTCCTTGCCGTCCCATACGTACTGCGGATCATGCAGCGTGTTGGAAACTTGCTTGAAAATAATGGAGAAAAGCCCGTCCACCTCTCGGCGTATCCCATACATCATTTGACCGCTTTTTGGCATGTAGATCAGGTTGACCAATCCGGCAGACCCGAGTCCGATCGCAAGTAATTCCACCTGCTGGATCAGTACTTCCAGGCTTAGATGGGCCTCTCCGAACACACGGAATACGATAACCGAGCTAGTGACAATCCCTTCCCTAAAGCCTGCGCGGACGATCAGCGGGAAGCTGCATAGAACGAAGAGCCCCAGCACCCAGTAATGAAAGCCGAGCCGCCAAAACAGGACCCAGCCAACCAATAGACCGACCAGTGAGGCGAAAAAGCGCGCCGTGATCGTCTTTACGCTTCTTTTCCGGGTGACCTCTACCCCCAGAATGGCCAGCAGCCCGGCGCCCTGAGCATTCGGAATGCCTACCGCCGCAGCCAGCAAAACAGACAGCAGCGTCGCCGCCGCTGTCTTCACAACGCGAAACCCCATGAAATTACCCCGCTTTATTTGATGCAAAACCTGCTCCGAAGCTCAGGCGTTAGCGCCGCTGAGACGCACCTGGCTCGAACGCTTAAGTCTGCTGATAAATTTCATGGTACTTGATTTTCTGTAAACGCACAATACTTTCAAGGGCGCGTCACCGCCGGGACAGAAGCGCCTTCTCCATGTACACGACCAGCTGATACATGGCGGTGGCGACAAAGGCGATAATGATCAGGCTGGACATTACGAGCGTGAAATTGAAGACCTGAAACCCGTATATAATGAGATAACCGAGTCCCGATTTCGCGACAAGAAACTCGCCGACGATGACACCCACCCACGACATGCCGACATTCACCTTGAGCGTAGAGACGATGGCCGGGAACGAGGACGGCAGGATGACCTTGAAAAAAACTTGCGTCCGGTTCGCTCCGAACGACCTTGCAACCTTTACCAGATTGGGGTCTACCCCGCAAAAGCTGTTGTATACGACCAGCGTCGTGACAATAATCGTAATGGACAGCGTCGTTACCACGATAGCGGTGAAGCCGGCGCCGAACATGACAATAAAGATCGGGCCGAGCGCCACCTTCGGCATACTGTTGAACACAACCATATAAGGATCAAGCACAGCGGACAAAAAGGGGGACCACCAGATCGCAACGGCCAGCAGCGTGCCGAGAAGCGTGCCAAGCACAAACCCGACAGCGGTCTCCCCTACGGTGACCCCCAAATGATGCCACAGACTGCCGTCAACCATATTGGCATAGATTTGCCAAAACACTTTGGACGGACTGCTGAACAGCAGCCGGTCGACCCAGCCCAATCTGGCTGCTGTCTCCCACAGCGCGAACAACAGCAAGAGAAATATACCCTGGACGGCGAGTACGGCCCTTTTCCGTAGCCGATTCGCCCGCTTGAACTCATCATGGCGGCTACGCAGCCATTCCGAACGGGAAGCCGCGATCCCTGTATGTTCCGCTCCCGTCGCCTTCACAAGCATTCCCTCCTTTAATCTCTAGCCTTCCGTCTTCCTTGCCCCGTCAGCAGCGGTCCCCGCAAGCTCCATTTCCTTCCATAACTCATGGAACAGCTCGGCGAATCCCGGTTGATCACGGGCATACAAGGGCGGCGTATCCGCGATTTGCGCCGGAATAGCGAACACGCGGCGGATTCTGCCCGGATTCCGCGACAGGAGAATGACCCGGGTGCTGACCGCAATTGCTTCCGACAAGTCATGGGTAACCAGGACCGCCGTCTTTTCGCGCTGCCGCAGCGTCTCCGACACCAAATCCTCCAACTGGAGTTTGATCTGATAATCCAGGGCCGAGAACGGTTCATCCAGCAAGAGCAGGCCCGGATCGGTCGCCAGCGTCCGCACGAGCGCGACCCGCTGACGCATTCCGCCCGAGAGCTGGCTCGGATAAGAATGCTCCGTCCCTTTCAGCCCCATATCCGCAAGGAGCTCGGCCGTCTTCCGCCGTCCCGCTTCGTCCAGACGTCCGGTCAGCTCCAGACCCAGAAGCGCATTGTCCAGAATGCTGCGCCATGGAAACAGATAGTCCTGCTGCAGCATATAGCCAACCTCCGGAGAAGGGCCGCTCACGGCGCGTCCGTTCACAAGCACTTCGCCGCGCGAGGGCTGCAGCAGTCCGGCTATAATCGACAGCAGCGTCGTTTTCCCGCAGCCGCTCGGTCCGACCAGGCTGACGAACTCGCCTTGTTCTATCTCAAGATTCAGATCCTCAACCGCAAGGGAAGCTTCCCTTTCGCCCAGGTAAGCGTGCGTAACCGACTTTAATTCCACAACCGGCGGCATGCATAATCCCTCCTTTACGCCTGGCCTCCCGAAATGGCGAAGAGCGGGCTTACTTGTTGCTCTGGGCCGCAGACTGCGCCTTTTCAGCGAATGTGTTATTAACGATCTTCCCTGCCGGAACCCGCTCTTTCAGCTCTCCCGCATTGTCCATCACATCAAGCAAGTTATTCCATTCCTTGTCATCGATGACCGGATTCTGTGCGTAAGTATCCTGATCCTTATAGCGCTTGATCGCCGAAACAACGATATCGCGGTCCGTATTCTGGAAGTAAGGCGATATCGTATCGGCGATTTCTCCGGGACTGTGCTTTTTCACCCACAGCTGGGCTTTTTGCAGCGCATTGGTGAATTTTTGCACGGTGTCGCTGTTTTTTCCGATATAGCTCTTCTTGGACATAAACACCGTGTACGGCAGATAACCGCTCTCAACCCCGAAGGAAGCGATAACCTTGCCCCGCCCTTCGCGTTCAAAGATCGAAGCCTGCGGCTCGAACAGCTGCACGTAGTCCCCGGTTCCCGAAGCAAACGCGCTGGCGATATTCGCAAACTCAATATTTTGGATCAGCTTAAGATCGGCAGCCGTATCAATCCCCTTTTTCTTAAGCGTGAACGCTCCGGCCATCTGCGGCATGCCGCCTTTTCTTTGTCCGAGAAATGTCGAACCTTTGAGTTCGCTCCAATTGAAATTCGGATGGTCTTTGCGGGCGAACAGGAAGGTGCCGTCCCTTTGCGTCAACTGGGCAAAATTGATCACCGGATCATCCGACCCCTGCTGGTATACGTAGATCGACGTTTCGGAGCCGACCAGCGCAACGTCAATCGCTCCCGAAAGTAGCGCCGTCATCGTCTTGTCTCCGCCCGGAATGGTCTGAAGCTCGACATCCAGCCCCTCCTGCTTGAATAATCCCAGCGACAGCGCCACATATTCCGGAGCGTAAAAGACGGAGCGGGTCACTTCGCCCACCCTTACCTTGACTGTCTCCGATTTGCCGCCGCAGCCGGCAAGCAGCGAGACGGAAAGGCCGAACACCAGCAGCAGCGCCGCCAGTCTTGTTGTTCTGCTCATCACTTATGAATCTCTCCTTTCTCCCCAAGGGTCCTGCCCTTCCTAACCTGAACCGCTTCGAAGCTAATGCCCCGCCCAGCGGGATTATTAAAATATATGCGGATGCCTAGGGTTTGGTTAAAGAGGCCAGCGGAAAAGGATAAGATTCGCGAAATAATGCAATTGCGGGCATTAGATCAGCCGGAAGCGGGACATCCATGGCAATCCCTAACGGGATACCATGGCGAACCTTTTTTATAAGGAGAAGGGGGGGACGAACAGAAAGAAACTCGTTTCGAGGAAAACGTGGTAAGAAGGAGGAGGGAAAGCAATATTGCCGTCATGCGGAAGAGACTGGTGATTCTACGGAGCAATCGGCTTTAAGTGCAGGAGCCACTCCAGAAAGGCAGCGCAGAATTGCTTCTTGCCGACGGGTGTCGCCGACAGCCAATCCTCATCTCCGCAGCTCATGCGCAGCAGCCATCCGCAGGAATGGTCGGCGAAAAAGGAGGCGTACTGCAAGGACCAGCCTTGGCTGCTTCTGGAGCAAATGCGCAGTTCTCCTGCCGTGTGCCGGCATTTTACGCTTTTCGCGAATCTAGCGGACAGCCGGGAATCGCCCGTAGCAAGTTCAATATACCAGCGCAGTTCTTGCAAGGAGCAGGAGTCCGACATTCTCCTGATTTCATCATATTCATCTCTCGACATCAGAAGGGCAGGGCTCTCTCCGCTGATTTGTTCGGGGAGTGAAATGCCTTCTAGAAAAAAGGCGCACATCCCCTTCTTGCCTTCGCAATCCTTCAGATCATAACTGAATGACTTCGATGTTTCCGGGCATACAGCGACTATTTTATCCATATGTACATATATGAGCAGATCATTCTCCGTATCCCCGCTTGTATAATGCAGACGGCAGATCCGATCCGTATCTTCCGGCAGCTCCAGCAGTTCTTGTTCTAGATGCTGCTCCAAGTCTTCCGGCATTAGAAAGCGGGATAATTGCTTCGACTCATCAACTTTCACTGTAATCGTTTCCTTCCGGTTGCCGGACTCGGGACGTTAAACCTCTCGTTTCCGGGGAATATCTAGCAATCTTTATGTTATCATAAGCTAATTTTAAGGTAAAATTAAGAAATAACGGGTAGTATTCATATTATGAAATAACTGTAACGAGGTGATTTCTAATGAAAATGATGATTACATTCCAGAACAAGCTCGTACCCGTGTATTTTACAACGGAAAATAAGCAGCCGACTCAAAAAGTGCTCAGAATTCTGACAAGCACGCTGGAGCACAAAATCAATAAAGGCAAAAATGCCCTCAAAAAATGTCTAAGCACTTTGATTAGTATCGAAATTAAAGGCTCTGAGGCCATTTTGCACAGTTTCAGCGAGAACGATACTCTGGCACTATCTCTCTATTAATGCTGGCGGAGGGCACTCCTCCGCGTCAGCAAAAGAGCATCTCCCGATAGGAAGATGCTTTTATTTTGGGCTTTTTAGCTGAATCATCCGGTCTT is a genomic window of Paenibacillus durus ATCC 35681 containing:
- a CDS encoding outer spore coat protein CotE, yielding MSLGHKRQTREIITKAICGKGRKFSTVTHTVTPPHHPTSILGAWIINHQYEAVAAGNGIEVIGTYDINIWYSYDKNKQTEVAKETVSYVEPISLSYLDPKHRASTIEVSAEATQEPNCVEAGVSSGGGSVTIRVEREFEAELVAETKLRVYVSDQEGDPEDKDYDFETEGFDYEDLDPDSLDDEL
- a CDS encoding aromatic acid exporter family protein, producing MGFRVVKTAAATLLSVLLAAAVGIPNAQGAGLLAILGVEVTRKRSVKTITARFFASLVGLLVGWVLFWRLGFHYWVLGLFVLCSFPLIVRAGFREGIVTSSVIVFRVFGEAHLSLEVLIQQVELLAIGLGSAGLVNLIYMPKSGQMMYGIRREVDGLFSIIFKQVSNTLHDPQYVWDGKELIQAGSAVQRGLTAAAMEMENSVIHPDEAWNVYFYMRKEQLESIQNMIQLLSQVYEHVPHGEMVAELFEQLSKDVLDEGYTGRTEKLLNSLEQEFRGMKLPSTRAEFEVRSAILQLCRELALYLKIAKQYKAPIALGQQMPRQASTAGRR
- a CDS encoding ABC transporter permease, with protein sequence MLVKATGAEHTGIAASRSEWLRSRHDEFKRANRLRKRAVLAVQGIFLLLLFALWETAARLGWVDRLLFSSPSKVFWQIYANMVDGSLWHHLGVTVGETAVGFVLGTLLGTLLAVAIWWSPFLSAVLDPYMVVFNSMPKVALGPIFIVMFGAGFTAIVVTTLSITIIVTTLVVYNSFCGVDPNLVKVARSFGANRTQVFFKVILPSSFPAIVSTLKVNVGMSWVGVIVGEFLVAKSGLGYLIIYGFQVFNFTLVMSSLIIIAFVATAMYQLVVYMEKALLSRR
- a CDS encoding ABC transporter ATP-binding protein is translated as MPPVVELKSVTHAYLGEREASLAVEDLNLEIEQGEFVSLVGPSGCGKTTLLSIIAGLLQPSRGEVLVNGRAVSGPSPEVGYMLQQDYLFPWRSILDNALLGLELTGRLDEAGRRKTAELLADMGLKGTEHSYPSQLSGGMRQRVALVRTLATDPGLLLLDEPFSALDYQIKLQLEDLVSETLRQREKTAVLVTHDLSEAIAVSTRVILLSRNPGRIRRVFAIPAQIADTPPLYARDQPGFAELFHELWKEMELAGTAADGARKTEG
- a CDS encoding ABC transporter substrate-binding protein; its protein translation is MSRTTRLAALLLVFGLSVSLLAGCGGKSETVKVRVGEVTRSVFYAPEYVALSLGLFKQEGLDVELQTIPGGDKTMTALLSGAIDVALVGSETSIYVYQQGSDDPVINFAQLTQRDGTFLFARKDHPNFNWSELKGSTFLGQRKGGMPQMAGAFTLKKKGIDTAADLKLIQNIEFANIASAFASGTGDYVQLFEPQASIFEREGRGKVIASFGVESGYLPYTVFMSKKSYIGKNSDTVQKFTNALQKAQLWVKKHSPGEIADTISPYFQNTDRDIVVSAIKRYKDQDTYAQNPVIDDKEWNNLLDVMDNAGELKERVPAGKIVNNTFAEKAQSAAQSNK